The following DNA comes from Candidatus Lokiarchaeota archaeon.
AAGAGAAAATCGACCAAATCCTTGAGAAATCAAAGGAGAAGCTAGACAAACTGGAAGGCAAGAAGAAAGAACTTGCTGACAAGGATGTGACTTGGAACCCATATACTGATTGCCGTCTGCTCTATGGCGACGAAAATCGGGAAGTGGAGAGCATCCTCTGTGGCGTTGATATTTCACCGGGTGAGCTAGTTCTTGCCGACAGGCTAAGCGAGAAAGGGCAACCCGTGGATATGGTTCTCGCCCATCATCCGCACGGGATTGGCTCCTCTAAGCTCGACTGGGTGATGCAACTTCAACCAGAGCAGTGGGCGAACCTGGGTGTTCCTATCGCACAAGCTGAATCCGCAATGGCTAAACGATTGAAAGAGGTTCATTTTAGCCTTAAAGCAAGAAATCATACCAGAACAATCGATGCGGCCAGATTGCTCGATTTGCCCTTCATGTGCGCTCATACTCCTGCTGACTCAGTAGGCTATCAATTCATCAAGAAGTTCCTAGAAGAGAAGGATCCACAAACGCTAGGTGAGCTGGCCGACGTTCTGCTGGAGCTTCCAGAATATCAAGCTGCAGAGAAAGTTGGAGCTGGGCCGGAGATTCTTGTTGGTAGCGAAGACGGCTCCGTAGGAGAGAAGCATGTCTTTTTCACTGGCGGAACTTCCCCAGGACCAAAAGCGATTCCAAAACTTGCCCGAGCAGGAGTAAGTACAATCATCAGCATGCATTTGCCCGATAAGTTGAAGGAGAAGTGTGAAGAGGAAGGCCTCTACGTCGTGATTGCAGGGCATATGAGTTCTGATTCCATTGGCCTCAATTTGATACTGGATGAACTAGAGAAGGAAGGTATGGAAACATACGCGTGTTCAGGATTCACCAGACACAGTCGGATTTGAATTCATACAAGGGAGGAATAGGATCAAGGCTATGAGAGATTCCAATTTGCAGGTTTAGATGGATCTACCCGCTTGCCAATTGGAATGCGTCTCCAGCTATATCCTTGTTTCGGAGCGGAGAAACCATAATTTACCATAATATTTCATAAATATACAGAAAATATAAAACAGGATCATGGGAGGCCTAAAATGCGAGATAGACGATATCTTGTTCCTGAATCTGATGTAGTAGGCCATGAACAACGCAAATAGTAAGTCAAAGAATAGCAAGTTAAAGCGAAAGGACTGCTGGATAAATGACACAGGAAAAACCCGTGCCCAACAATGAAATCCTTAGACTTGTCGATTTGTTCAGGACAGGCCTAAAAGATTCCGTGTATAAATGGTTTGAAGAAGCTAATCTTTGTACTGAAGAGGAGCTCAAAGTTTTCGAAGTAGTTCTCGATCGAATTGGACATTTATGGGAGAAAGAAGAGATCCCACTGACATCTGTTTATGTATCTTCCAAAATCGCTGAAGAATTGGCAAACACTCGACTTCGCCCCGAAATAGAAGGGAAGAGCCCCAAGGGCACCATCGTCATGGGAACTGTAAGTGAGGATACACACTCTCTTGGAAAAAACATTGTCAAGCGGTTCCTTAGTCCCTTCTTTGAAGTCCACGACTTAGGCAACGATGTTCGCCTTGAAGACTTCATACACCATGCAAAACGAACCGAAGCAGACATAATAGCTGTATCCGCATTGATGATGAACTCCATACAACAACTCCCCCATTTACGAGATTTAGTTGAACAAACAGAATGGACGCAGAAGCCTAAGATTCTCGTGGGAGGAGCTCCATTCTCAATCAATCCTGAGCTTTGTGAGAAAGTAGGCGCAGATGATTGTTCAGGTTTTGCCTTTGATACAGTTGAAAAAGCAATGATTCTGCTGGGGGATAGTAGATGATGAAACCTATTGAAAGGGTAGCAACAACACTGAAACACGAAGAACCCGACAAGGTTCCAATATTCATTCTGACAACCGTCCACGGGGCGCATGCAGTTGGCAAGAGCTATGGAGACTATTTCTCGAATGCAGAATTACTTGCAAAGGGACAACTCAAACTGCAGGAGCAACTTGGACATGATTGCTTGTACCCGTTCTTTTACGCAGCAAAGGAGGTCGAAGCTTTCGGCGGAGAAGCATGCGTCAAAACTCATGGCCCACCAGAAGCAGGAGAACCAGTGTTTGAATCTGCTGAAGATCTAAGAGCAACAGAATTGCCAGAACCAACCTCAG
Coding sequences within:
- a CDS encoding NGG1p interacting factor NIF3, translated to MKLGDIYHKIVEMGIEADPRSKEKIDQILEKSKEKLDKLEGKKKELADKDVTWNPYTDCRLLYGDENREVESILCGVDISPGELVLADRLSEKGQPVDMVLAHHPHGIGSSKLDWVMQLQPEQWANLGVPIAQAESAMAKRLKEVHFSLKARNHTRTIDAARLLDLPFMCAHTPADSVGYQFIKKFLEEKDPQTLGELADVLLELPEYQAAEKVGAGPEILVGSEDGSVGEKHVFFTGGTSPGPKAIPKLARAGVSTIISMHLPDKLKEKCEEEGLYVVIAGHMSSDSIGLNLILDELEKEGMETYACSGFTRHSRI